TTGAGCCTCCTTAATTACCATCTTCTCCGCGTTCATGACCAGACGTATCGTCGTAACTTTTGGATTAGTCAAAAGCGAGCGTAACCCTTGAAGCTGTTTGAATAGCTCGTCTATCGTTGTGAAGATATCCTGATCAGGCAAAGGCATATCGGTAAAGCGATGGATTATGGGAGAGGTCACCGGTATGAGTTTGCGCCCCACCGGCAATAGCTTGTTAATCCACCACTGCATCACTTCGGGAAAGGTGAGCAGCCGGAGCGATTCACCCGTGGGAGCGCAGTCAACCACGATGACATCATAGTCACCCTGCCGCTCATAGTTATAGACCCAGAGAAGATCGGCCAGTTCCTCTATCCCGGGCAGGACGGCAATCTCCTCCGCCACGATTTCATCAACGCCACGCCAGGCCATCAGCGCCGTCAGATATCTTTTAACCGTGCCCCAGTGTTTTTCTATGTTGTAGAGGACATCGGATTCCTGTGCCCACAGATTGGCAGAAATCTGAAGTGGCTCCGGCCCGAGCTGGCGGTCCAGGCTGTCACCCAGGCTATGAGCGGCATCCGTGCTCATAATCACCGTCTTGTATCCGTGTCTCGCCGCACATACGGCGGTAGCAGCGGCTACGGTGGTCTTACCGACACCGCCCTTACCTGTAAATAGCAGGACTCGACTCATACAACCTCCCATTTCCATCAATATCCATAAGAAACCAAAATATTAATGTAAAAAAATTAACGTGTTGTTGTTTTCAGAATATTCCAGACGTCACGGGTAAACCGGTGCAGCTTTAATAAACTATCACGGCTTAAATCCTGTAACGATGCCTCGTATTTCTCGGCATATTCCTGATAAATACCCAGCAACTGCTGTGCCCTGTGGTCAGCTTGTGATAATCCCAGGATAAGCCCGGCAAGTATACTCATACGCAGCTTGCTGGCCGGTGCTTTCAAGATATTATCCACCGAGCCTTGCTCAGTGATCTCCTGCCTGGCTTCTCTGAGGTTCAGCAATAGAGCCGTCATAACTTCGGCGCATTGCACCAGCGATGACCGCGGTTCTGGCATTTTAGCCAGTAATTCATTCAGGATGTCCTGATAATCGCCAGCCTTTCCTCTGCTCAGGTTCGTCAGAATGCGGGCTTTGACATCATCCCATTCATCTTGTTCCCTGATGTCACCGGCCAGGTGGGAGAAAAGCTCCAGGGTTTCGGCAGTCGGCACGAAACGGATATTCGACCGTCCGGGGCCGGCAGTCTCCTTCGGGGTCTCGTACTCTGAAATTATCATTCCTTTTTGCTCCAGGAGCCTCAGCATGTCATAAGCAGTGGAATTATTCAGTCCTAATCTTTTGGCAATGACGCTGTAGTGAACAGGTTCCTGCATCTCCCGATAAACGTCGAGAAGTTTGCTGAGAAAAGCCTTCTGTCTAAACGTAAGTTCCATAATTTTAATCACCCCCCGCTCAACTATGCCCATTATACAATGGACATCCGGTATAGCGGAAAATCAGTCGGACAGCAGTTGTTTTATCTCCGGCATAAAAGCCTTAGCGGCCAGTTCCCCCTGGAAAATGCACTCGCGGGCGCTCTTGAAATCACTGAAGCCAATGTCGGCTACGCCGGGTTTAATGACTACGTCAGCTCCAGCGATACCGTGTTTCAGTGCCTGATAGGAAGTAATATTAACGAATTGCATCATGATATTGATGATATTAGGCTCTTTTACCTTTCCGCTATGCTTCTGCATGTCTGCTGCCGGTTGAGTCTTTTTGACTCTATCGACAGGCTTTACAACTACATTTGAAGCTATAATGAAATCGGCGCCCATACCCTTGAGCACGCTAACCGGCACAGGGTTTACAATACCGCCGTCTACCAGATAGCTGCCGTGCCATTTGGCTGCTCTGAAAATAACCGGCAGGGACATGCTGGCGATGACTGCTTCCAGTACCGGGCCATGCTTGATTACCACCTCTTCACCGGAGAGGATATCCGTGGCTACGCAGGCAAAGGGTATCCGCAGGTCGGCAAAGTCCAACTCACCGATTATTTCCTTTAAGCGGGCCTTTATTTTCCGCCCGCTGAGAAGTCCGGCCTTAGGTGATGTGAGAGCAACCATCCCGGCCATTTCCATCCATCCTAGGTCCAGGACTGCTTCCTTCATCTCGGCGGCATTCTTACCCTGAGCGTACATGGCGCCGATAATGGCGCCCATGCTCGTGCCGGCAATCATGTTTATGGGGATTTCTTCTTTCTCCAGGATTTCCAGCACGCCGATATGAGCCAAGCCGCGGGCAGCGCCGCTGCTAAGCGCCAGACCGACTTTCCTGTCAGAAAATGAGCTTCGCAATAAAATAATTCCTCTCTACCGGTTCTTATCCCTTGTCCTTTTCTTCCGCAACATTGATCGCCTTGTCAATAAGGCTTCGCACGGCAAGAAGGACTTCCTTTCTAGCTTCTTTCAGGTGACCTCCCGTCAAGTCGGAGGGAAGCTTTATCTGTGGCGCCTTGAATCTGAGAACATATTCCCCCCCATCCTCATGCTCAAACTCCAGTCCCTGCTCCAATTTCATTTTTGCCATTTCCGGCCTCCTCTGTTTTAATTGCTGTTATTGCTCGTTCTGGCGGCGCACAGGCCTTTCCCTTACAGACCAACTCCCAGTCTTCGCTTAACAAGCTGTGACGCTGAACTTTGGCAGGTTTACCCTCAATTTTAAAAGACTTTTTTACCAGCACGCCCATACTAGACGAACTTTTAGAGTCAACGATATTACCATCAACTAAGACTTCACCACTTTCTATCCCGGCTTTATATCTAACAAAATGGTCTTTCCCATCTATTTTTATCCGCCAAATCATCTCATTCACGCTTGATAGCACCTCCTCATTAATGAAATGCGGTGGCTATTCCATGGCGTCACTGAATGCCTTTTGAGCCTCATCCATAACCTTGTCACGCACTTTTCTTGCCTGTTCTAATGTTTCCTTGTATTTTATATCGGTTTCTTCCTTAGCTCGCTTATCGGCGGCTTGTTCAATCGCCTTCTTATGGGCTACGTCCGCTTGTTCTTTAGTATCCTTGTTTACCCTGAAGGCCCGAAGAATGGTCTCTTCATATGCTTTTCTGGCTTTATCTTGAGCTCCGGTATTGGCACTAGACGCTCTTTCTTTCGGCTTCATGCTTCCTCTATATCGATTTTCGTCCTTACCTTCTCTTGTGTCTGCCCAGTTCCCGGACCAGCTAATTGCTCCAGCGCCAGTAATACTTCCTCTCCGGCACGGGCAAGATGCTCCGTAAACCCGCGAGGAAGGCTTCCACCGTGCCTAAAACGGATTTCAATTCCACCCTCGGTATCACAGGTTACTTCACAGTTTAGCTTGAGAATACTATCGCCCATTTCTCAACACACTCCAGCGTTAAAAGAAACATATACCATCATAATATTCCAAAGAAACCAAAATATATGATATACTACCGTTAAATGGTTGTCAAGTTGTCGGTACGCCAGATGAAAAAGTGAATCAAGTTCGATAGCTACGGTTAGCAGCATCCCTTGTTGTCCTGATTGGCCTTAGTTTCGGGTTAATGTGGCTGCTTCAGGAAGCTGTGGCACTTCTTCATCTGCCGCTGGACAAGTTTGCCTGGTTAGCTTATCTCAATGTTTTTATCTCTACACTGATATGCAATCTCACTATATTTATTCCGGTTCCGGTAGCCACTCCAATCCTGATAGCGACAGCAACCCAGTGGAACCCCGTGATGGTGGCGTTGGCTGCCAGTATCGGTGGAACATTGGGAGAGCTTAGCGGCTAATATGCAGGTTACCTGGGCAAACGAATAGCAATAAATGAACGGGTGGCAGGATACAACAAGGTTACAGAGTGGATGGTTCTGCTCATTCTTGGTTGTTCTCCTAAAGTAGCTTGATGTACCTCCTGCCAGTCCGCCTATCCTGAACAATGCCACCACCCACTGTACCAGTGAATATTCCAGCACCAGCTCCAATAAGCAGAATAAAAGCTACTTCACCTAGAGTAAACATGTCATCAACTTTACTTCTGCTTTTCCGTAAGGTGTGTCATTTTTGTATTTCCGATGATTAGTCTCGCCTGGACGGCCACCAATTCCATTTACCCAGTTTTGTAGCAATTGCCGGTAACAGGAAGACCTGCATGATAGCGGTATCGATAAGGACGCCAATAGCTACAGAGATACCGAATTGCACCATGAAGAGGATAGGTGATGAGCTAAGCGCAGCAAAGGTTCCAGCCAGGACAACGCCGCAGGCTAAAATCACCGCTCCGGTAGCAATCGCGGCTACACGGACACCATCGCGGGTGCCCCTCTTCTCAGATTCTTCTCTGATCCTTGACATCAAGAATATGTTATAGTCTGAACCCAGGGCGATCAGTAAAACAAAGGTTATTATTGGTATCAAGAAAAATATGCCTTCTTGTCCCAGCCAGACTTGAAATATCAGAGTCATAAGTCCCATAGTAGCACCATAACTTAGCAGTACCGCCAGCAGCAGATACATGGGAGCTATCAAACTTCTTAGAATGAATACCAATATCAGGAAAGTGAAAATAATCACCAGGATTATGATCCGGTTAAAATCGGTATCTACCATATGTTTGATATCCGTATAGGTTGCCGA
The genomic region above belongs to Dehalococcoidales bacterium and contains:
- a CDS encoding ArsA family ATPase, whose product is MSRVLLFTGKGGVGKTTVAAATAVCAARHGYKTVIMSTDAAHSLGDSLDRQLGPEPLQISANLWAQESDVLYNIEKHWGTVKRYLTALMAWRGVDEIVAEEIAVLPGIEELADLLWVYNYERQGDYDVIVVDCAPTGESLRLLTFPEVMQWWINKLLPVGRKLIPVTSPIIHRFTDMPLPDQDIFTTIDELFKQLQGLRSLLTNPKVTTIRLVMNAEKMVIKEAQRTYTYLNLYGYPTDAVICNRLIPQDADGSYWEKWKESQAEYLRFIEERFSPLPILRVPLLKNEVVGIEALEEIGRHLYGEDDPTRILFEGKTMSIDREDGGYVLTMPLPFVTKGDVSLMRNGDELVATIGSQRHSILLPQTLLACELKGAKLDDGHLRIRFGEAVNNHLQGE
- a CDS encoding patatin-like phospholipase family protein codes for the protein MRSSFSDRKVGLALSSGAARGLAHIGVLEILEKEEIPINMIAGTSMGAIIGAMYAQGKNAAEMKEAVLDLGWMEMAGMVALTSPKAGLLSGRKIKARLKEIIGELDFADLRIPFACVATDILSGEEVVIKHGPVLEAVIASMSLPVIFRAAKWHGSYLVDGGIVNPVPVSVLKGMGADFIIASNVVVKPVDRVKKTQPAADMQKHSGKVKEPNIINIMMQFVNITSYQALKHGIAGADVVIKPGVADIGFSDFKSARECIFQGELAAKAFMPEIKQLLSD